Below is a window of Apodemus sylvaticus chromosome 5, mApoSyl1.1, whole genome shotgun sequence DNA.
AGCCAAAGAGTTATTGAtgcttttctcattattttatagctGAATCCCCAACCTCAAATTAAATAGATTTTGAATAATCAGCTCAGTAGGAATTAAAATCACTGTTGTTGGTGGTTGtagttggttggttttagtttgtcaatcattttaaatgtcttaGAAATTCTGCACAAATAATTCTAAATATGAAGTAGTAAGCAAATCACATGAATATAGCAACATATGTCATTACAAACTTTTGGTCATCAACTTTCTGACTGACTCCTTGACATCTTTATTTCTGAGACTATAGATCAGGGGGTTTAACATAGGGATGAAGACTGTATAGAACACCGAGGCCACCTTGACCATGAGCCAAGAACTCTTTGTGTTAGGTACACAGTAGAGAAATAGAATTGTTCCGTGGAAAATAGTAATGGCAGTCAGGTGGGAGGCACATGTTGAGAAGGCTTTACTACGGCCTCCAGTGGAAGGCAACTTCATGATAGTGATGAAGATGAAAACATAGGAAGTAAGAATAATAATTAGGCTGCTTATTTCATtaaatgaagcagagacaaaaataaTCTTCTGACTAATGTAAGGGTCACTGCAAGATACAGCCACAATAGcagcatgctcacacacaaagttatttataatattaattcCTTGAAAGGATAGTCTCAGTAAAAAGTAAGTAAGTGTCAGAGAACAGATTAAACCCCAAGAGTATGAGGCACTTACTAAAATGAAACACAGCTTTGGGGACATGGCAACAGTGTAGAGCAGAGGATTGCACACGGCAACAAATCTGTCATAGGCCATCACAGCCAACATGTATGTTTCAGTCACGACAAATGTACATGCAAAGCAGAACTGCATGATACAGCCAGAGAAAGAGATGGTTCTGTCTTCTATGATCAAGTTTTCTAAAAGTTTGGGCGTTACAACAGTAGAGTAACAGAAATCCACAAAGGAAAGATGACtaaggaaaaagtacatgggggTATTGTGGAGCTTTGTATTGATCCTGATGATGCCAATCATTCCCAGGTTTCCTAGCACAGTGATTGTGTATATGGTCAGAAACATGAGGAACAGGGGCACCTGCAGATCCGGGTATTCAGAGAAGCCCAAGAGAATGAAGATTACAGGGTAAGTCTGGTTTTCTCGGTCCCTgagttaaaatagaaaaatggaaagagagaagcaaTTAAATAAGACAGGCTGACAAAAAGTGTTTGGAGGTTTAAGGATTCCTCATAAAAAGTCATATTtggcaatgaaaatgaagaagatacttaataaaaaattatactaTAAAAAAGTCATATAAACAATTTTTCCAGTAGTTACAATAATTTAAATTCAAAGTACAAATTGACATAGCATAATAATTTTTTATCATTTGCAGTTTATTATTATGCACTTTACAATAAGACAGTTTACAAGATTGAAGGTGAATTACACAGGCATTAGATAAAATTGtatcataaaattataaactgTAGTACTGTCTTCTATAGCGGGTATGCTGCAAACTAGTGGTATACCTAAAACATATCTTAGTTATACAAAAAAGCGGTCACATTGATAGATCATGTCATCTAATTTCCTATTTATTCAGAGCAATTCTAATTATGAAAAAAATGGAATGAGTTATTTCTGTAAGTGCTATGTTCTTCTAAATTTTCTTAACTACTACTTTCTACTATCTAATTACAATTTCCTTAGAAGCACATTAAAACTATTTACTGACCCTAACTCAGTATAAAATTACAGTATTACTCAAAATACAATTAACACTATTGCACCTAAAAATGACATGTCTGTGTGCCAGATTAAAAACTCGACAGTTTTTACTATATTGTGATTATATTCTTTCAGGTAATATTAGACTTGTGGCCTTGAtataaaaatatcacacacacactcacacacacacacacacacacacacacacacacacacatacatacatatatataattgtatatatatacaatttttctTCAACTGTTACTTTAGATTTTATTGATTCTATCTACTATACTTACTATATCCTGAATACGTTTACACATTCCATACAAATTATACTGAGTCCAAATTCTATAATTAGACTTTAAAATACTTGACCCAAATCtctgtttcttctcataaaatttgaGCAACTTAGGGTTGATTATTATTCTACCAATAACAAATATTGTTTCAGCAAGTTCTGACACATCTTTTCATCATATTTAACTTTGGGGTCCATTTCGCAGATTTAGTATTTATCTTAATGAACTTGAGGCTAAATTTCAAAATCACTCATTTTGCCTTGGAAAGTGTCAGTCATCTATGTTCATTTGTTTCATAATTCAATGCCTTGTGTACACAATGTGCATATGTATCAGTAATAAACAATTTCATTCCTTCATTTCTGGTAAGTtgcatcttgttttttttttctcattatattTCCTTTATGCGCAAAatatcacatattttaaaaactatagaaTTACAAATATAATTTGTATCCTTAGTTTTTCTATGAAATTATTATGAGTTGACATACATATCATGACTTGTAATTAATAAAGCTGActgtatatataaaaaagaaatacataatgAATAAGTAGATATTCTCCTGAAATATTGGTCATGTAATAGTAACAAATACAGTAGCACAAATAATGTTAAATTTATCTAGCTAGGAAGATTATCATATATGCTTACCATAGAAATTATGGTCATATATAACTTTTAAAGTATGAGAAAATTAGGGtcatgaattatttttcttctaaaataaaatacataaaataaaataagagttaAATAAGCTTACCCCAACGCAGAAAATTTTGATGTATTCATTTAAGactttttataaaaatgataggCTCAAGGACTGCCTTTGcaggaaattttatttattttatggaatataaTACAAAATGTGGGAAAATACAGGTTTTACCATGTAtgtcaaagaatatttaagaaaaaatatgacTTCAAATGCATAATGTTTACAAAAAAACTCAGTGATACCTGAGAgaaagggaaattaaaaaaagagagccttAGCATCATACTGTGTCCCACATTTATGTCACAGATACCTTGGGGATGTGAACCCTAGAGAATTCAAGGAAAGAATTGCTCTAGAGGCCCAAATCAAACAATTAGAGGAAACAAAACCCCATGTGATATTTTGTTTGTAATTTTATCTAATCATAGTAATACTTTCCAAGTCACGTTTAATGCTTTAAATatcttatgaaatattttataagataTCTATATTCTTTAaacttaaatatatacaaatatctattaaaatacCTATAAAATAATGCATAAACTAAGGACTAGCTTCCATGGTACTAAAAGGTACCATGCAAGTTTCCAAAGGATGATAGTAACCAATAGTTCTATCTAGCAAATTCCcttgaaccacaacaatgaccaacATAGTATTATAACCCTGTGAGTAGAGTAGTAGCAGGCATACAGTCACAGTAACCAAAAAATTCTTTAATTGGACTTGAAActgacccctccccccagaaAGAGGGAAATCATTACTTGTATTGGAAACCTAGATAACTTAGTACTCAATGCTAGTGAAGACATGGAACTTTGAGGAAACCCTGCAACACCATTTTACTAAAAAATCATAGTCTGTTgcagcattctaaatatttgttctcATATACAGTGATAGATGTAGTCTTCACCTGTAATCACAAAAACTCTTTGCCATAGTCAGAAACCACCACAGAAAATCACAACCTATCAATATGCAGAGTTATAGAGTTCAGTTTACCTATATCCCATAGAGATttgccctaactaagacacagaatGACTTCTCTAGCCAGTGACACAGGAAACTTGCTCTAACCAGAGACACAGGAGGCCTGGCTAACCAGAAACAGCACTTCTTGATTCCCAGGAGGGCTGCTCTAACCCAGCTAAACAGCTGTACTTTCCTCTACAAATGCCCACCCACTCTACTCTAAGACAtccaggccagttaacaccagagataactagatggcaaaaggcaagtgcaaggaTATAAGTGACAGAAACCAATGTAATTTGGCACCAACATAACCCAGTTCTACCACACCAATCCCTCGGTATCCTAAAACTCCCAAAGAACAAGCTTCTGTCATAAAATCCCATCTAATAAAGATAATAGAGGCCTTTAGGTAAAGCATATATAACTCCTTttaagaaatagaggaaaacttaggcaaacaggtagaagctcttaaagaggaaacaaataaataccttaaagaaataccagaatatgaaatcaaacaggtgaaagaattgaacaaaatgatccagtacctaaaaatggaaataaaaaatgtttaaaaaaccatgagtgagacaactctggaaatggaaaacctaggaaaaagaacAGCACCTACAAATGAAcacatcaccaatagaatacaagagattgaagtTTGAATCTCAGGTGtggaagataacatagaaaaaaaatgatacattggtcaaagaaaatgccaaatgtaaaatgttcctaactcaaaacttccaggaaatttGGCACACTATGAAAAAACCAAACATCAGGTAATAGGAATCGAAAAGGATAAAGATTCCAAGTTCAAAGGGTcagaaaacatctttaacaaaatcatagaagaaaacttccctaacctaaagaaggagatggcCAAACACATACAGGAAAccaacagaacaccaaatagaatgCACCGGAAAATACTTCCAGCAGATAATTCTCAAAATGTTAAATGTAcagaactaagaaagaatataaaaactgTAAGGGATAAAAGCCAAGTAAAATAtacaggcagacctatcagaatcacaccagacttttcaagAGACTTTAAAAGATAGAACATTCTGGGAAGATATCATGTAGACCCTAACAGACCCCagatgccagcctaggctactgtATCCTGTAAAACACTCAATTGCCGTAGATGAAgagaccaagatattccatgaccgatccaaatttaaacaaaatctttctactaatccagaaCAATAGAccataatagaaggaaaactccaatgccAGGAGGCTAACTATACAAATTAATCACCTCTTaacaacccaaaagaagagaataacacacacatgcatgcatgcgtacacacacactcacacacacacatacacatacacacacacatacacacacacgatacCACCTTCAAtaacaaacataacaaaaataacatgaactaaaaataatttatctttaaTATCTATCAACAACAATGGCCtgaattcacaaaaaaaaaaaaaaaagacacagactaacagagaAGATAAGAAAACTCTGGAAGTATCATttggctgcatacaagaaatacacctcagtTATAAAGATAGCAACTACTTCAGAGTACAGGGctagaaaaaagttttccaagaaaaaGGTCCCAAGGAAAAAAAGCTGAATTTGTCattataatatacaataaaatatacttactaccaaaagtaatcaaaagaggtGGTGAAAGACACTTCATagtaatcaaaggaaaaatttaccaagatgaagtctcaattatgaacatttgtgtcccaaatgtaaaagaatccagattaaaaaaaaaaaaaaaaaaaaacagaatcttTACTCAAGCTCAAATCCTACATTATACCTCACAAAATAagtgtgggagacttcaacaccccactcttcccAATGGActggtcattgaaacagaaactaaatagagaataggtaaaattaacagaagttatgaaacaaattaATTTAATAGACATCTCCAGAACATTttatcacaaaacaaaagaatatatcttcttctcagcacctcaggaaaCGTTCTCTGAAATTGACCATATAAATGGAAAAATCAAGTCTCAACAGGTACAAGAAAATTGACATACTCCCATGCCTTCTTTCAGATCACCACGGGATGAGGCTGGTCTTTGATAACAGCAAAaccaacagaaaccccacatactcatggaaacagaacaactCACTGCTcattgataacttggtcaggaagaacataaacaaattaaagactatgtagaattcaatgaaaataaaggcacagcaTGCCcagacttatgggacacagtgaaagcagtgtgAAGAGCAAAAACCATAGCACTAAAGTGCctttataaagaaattggagatatTCTATACTAGCAACTGAACAGTACACCTAGAagctctagagcaaaaagaagcaaacactagCATGACAGAACGCAATAGCCAaattcagggctaaaatcaaccaaagaaaaagacacaaagaatcaacaaaactatcAGCTGTTTCttaagaaaaccaacaagatacaaatacctttagccaaactaagtaaagggcacaaagacagtatccaaattaacaaaacctaaAATGAAAAgctagaaaaaaaacagaaattgatgAAATTCACAAAATTATCTTAACACAAAAGCTTATAATTGACAAAACTGAAGAATCTATACAAAATTAGATGATTTTCAAGATAGTTACCATGTGCCAAAGATAAACCAATGTCAAGTAAACTATCCAAAGAGTACCATAACCCTTAATgtaatagaaacagtcattaaaaaccttaatctcatactcactcacacacccaacccccccacacacacacacaaagagagagagagagagagacagagagagagagagagagagagagagagagagagagagagagagagagagaagctcaaaATGTagttagtgcagaattctaccagaccttcaaagaaaggCTAATACAAATATTCCATacaaatactcctcaaactaatccacaaaatagaaacagaaagaacagtacctaattcattctatgaagtcacaattattctAATATCTAAAACACACAATGacccaatatatacagagaacttcagaccagtttcgcTTATGGGTATcgatgaatccaagaacacatcaaaaacagcattcatcacgatcaagtaggctttatctcagggataCAAGGCTGGTTCAattaaaatccaaaaccaaaagtggcaatataaacaagctcaaaggaAAAAGACACATAatcaatcatctcattagatactgaaaaagcctttgacagaATACAAatccccttcatgttaaaaaatcTTGAGGAGATCAGGAAGTAATGGCACATAACTAAAAGCAATCAAAGCAATGTAGAGCAAACCACTGaacagccaacatcaacttaaaaggagagaaatttgaagcaatctaactaaaatcaggaacaagagaaATCTGTGTACTGTATTACTAACAATTCAATATAGTATTGAATTACTAGTAAGAgcaatcaaaaaacaaaaggagattgataggatacaaattggaaaggatgaaatcaaggtatcactatttacagatgatatgatagtatacataagtgatcagCAAAATTCTGCCACATAACACCTAcctacagctgatcaacaacttcagcaaagtggctggatataaaattgactccagcaaatcagtagtcttccttaacacaaatgaaaaatgtgctgagaaagaaattcgggaaacaacaccccttcacaatagccacaaataatacaaaataccttggtgtaactaacaaagcaagtgaaaaatctgtatgacatgaactgcaaatcctgaaaaaagaaatcaaataagacctcagaagatggaaagatctctcatgctcatgtaCTGgtatgattaatatagtaaactaGTCACTGGTAAGTCTCTGACACCAAGGAAATGAGAGCCTCCTAGTACCCAAGGGGATGATTTtagcagagaaagggaaaatgaaCCTCTACTGACCACCTCCAGTAAATAGGCACTGCCCACGGTCGAGGTATGGTGCCACCCACCCAAagtttttaactcagaattgttcctgtccaaaggaataACAGGGACGAAatatggagcacagactgaagaaaGGATCATCTAGGGTCTGCCCCCTGAGGATACATCCTTCCTGCAAACACAAATTGCAACACTGTCACTGTTGTCAAGAGGCACCTGCTAACAGGCTCTTTGGGAGATTCAGCCAACAGCTGATCAATGCAGATGTGgctgcttggagccaaccatcaggctgagctcagggacccaggtgggggagctggcagaaggactggaggagcagattgcaaccccataggaggaacaacatcaGCTGGCCTGACCACCccgtgctcccagggactagaccactaACCAAGGAATGTACAgggaaggatccatggctccagatacacagatagcagaggctggccttgttgtacatcaatgggaggtgaggccTTGGGTTCTATGGAGGTTTGATGGCCCAGTCTAGGGGGATGCTGAAGGGGTGGGGCAGAAGAGGCAGCAACCCTCAGAGAAGCAAGGAGGAGAAGAGGTAGGTTGTGTgatgggggcttgtggaggggtgactgggaaatgggatatcatttgagatgtaaatgaatgaaataattaatataattaattaattaagtaagtaaccaccttatcaaaagcaatcttcagaGTCAATataatccccattaaaattccaacacaatttttcacaaatatatggaaaaataaacacTGAGAATagacaaaacaattctcaacaattaaagaacttctggaggaatcaccaccACTGACCTCAAGCTTCATtcattacagagcaatagtgataaaaaaccaCGTcccattggtacagagacagacaggttgatcaatggagtagacttgaaaacccagaaaacctacacacctatggacacttgatctttgacaaagaatccaaaaacatacaatgacaaaaagaaagcatctttacccaatgatgctggtctaactggtggtctgcatgtagacaaatgcaaattgatccatatttatcaccttgtataaagctcaattTGAAGTGGATaaaagacctcaatgtaaaaccagatgcactgaatctaatagaacagaaacagggaatagccttgaacgcATTGGCACAGAGGAATATTTCCTGTACAGAACAACAATGGCTCgggcactaagatcaacagttgCTAAATGGAACCTTATGAAATTGAAAAGTTTCTATAAGTTAAACCAcatgtcaatgggacaaaatgtaCCTATatattgggaagagatcttcttTAAGTCTATATCTGtaagatggctaatatccaaaatatataaagaacccaagaagttagacttcaaaaaccaaattttaaaaatggggacCAGAACTAATCAAAGATtctcttttttcatatttattggttattttatttatttacatttcaaatattatcccccttacctgtttcccctccacaagccccctataCCCTCACCTTACCTCTATGAGGGCCACGCACTCTTCTTCAgtgctctagcattcccctaccatGGATCATCaagccttcaccagaccaagaggctcccctcccagtgatgcccccTAAAGCAATCTTCTattacatatccagctggagccaggggtttccccatgtgtattctttggttggtggtttagtccctgggagatttggggaatctggttggttgatattgttgttcttcctatggggttgcaaaactcATCAACttctacagtccttgccctaacttccacattagggtccctgtgctcagtatgATGTTTTGTTGTctgcatccacctctgtattggtCCAGCTTGGctgagcctctcaggggacagctataccaggctcctgtcagtaagcacttcttgg
It encodes the following:
- the LOC127684834 gene encoding olfactory receptor 5D13-like is translated as MAAVRTQAWAKNLLAGDRENQTYPVIFILLGFSEYPDLQVPLFLMFLTIYTITVLGNLGMIGIIRINTKLHNTPMYFFLSHLSFVDFCYSTVVTPKLLENLIIEDRTISFSGCIMQFCFACTFVVTETYMLAVMAYDRFVAVCNPLLYTVAMSPKLCFILVSASYSWGLICSLTLTYFLLRLSFQGINIINNFVCEHAAIVAVSCSDPYISQKIIFVSASFNEISSLIIILTSYVFIFITIMKLPSTGGRSKAFSTCASHLTAITIFHGTILFLYCVPNTKSSWLMVKVASVFYTVFIPMLNPLIYSLRNKDVKESVRKLMTKSL